From one Streptomyces sp. ICC1 genomic stretch:
- a CDS encoding thioredoxin domain-containing protein, translating to MNDGANRDATKRSARERLQLERERQKAKDKRRRTLVVSAAVVGVLGLAAVVGLIAANTGKGGSSAKGGPLVAPSGATGTDALAIQTGKAEAPSTLTVWEDFRCPACKAFETNYRDTVHELEAKGLLKVEYHLVTLIDGNMGGSGSLKSANAAACAQDAGKFAPYHDVLFENQPEETDDAYGKNAKLLELAAKVDGLDTPAFRTCVEDGTHDSWVKKSQDAFRTGKFRGTPTVLLDGKDIFADQANPLTPQKLKEKVEAAGKGGPGGAKTSASPSPSASASPSASGSAKASSARSSSPSAPSSSASARSAGRAASGGTGSSDRSPDHSGMVMDR from the coding sequence ATGAACGACGGTGCGAACCGCGATGCGACGAAACGATCGGCCCGCGAGCGACTCCAGCTGGAGCGCGAGCGGCAGAAGGCCAAGGACAAGCGCCGGCGGACCCTCGTCGTGTCGGCGGCGGTGGTCGGCGTACTCGGCCTGGCGGCCGTCGTCGGCCTGATCGCGGCGAACACGGGCAAGGGCGGCTCGTCCGCCAAGGGCGGCCCGCTGGTCGCGCCCTCCGGGGCCACCGGAACCGACGCGCTCGCCATCCAGACCGGCAAGGCCGAGGCCCCCTCCACGCTGACCGTGTGGGAGGACTTCCGCTGCCCGGCCTGCAAGGCCTTCGAGACCAACTACCGGGACACCGTCCACGAGCTGGAGGCCAAGGGGCTCCTCAAGGTCGAGTACCACCTGGTCACCCTGATCGACGGGAACATGGGCGGCAGCGGCTCGCTCAAGAGCGCCAACGCGGCGGCCTGCGCGCAGGACGCCGGAAAGTTCGCCCCGTACCACGACGTCCTCTTCGAGAACCAGCCAGAGGAGACCGATGACGCCTACGGGAAGAACGCGAAGCTGCTGGAGCTCGCCGCCAAGGTCGACGGGCTGGACACTCCGGCCTTCCGCACCTGCGTCGAGGACGGCACGCACGACAGCTGGGTGAAGAAGTCGCAGGACGCCTTCCGCACCGGCAAGTTCCGCGGCACCCCGACCGTGCTGCTCGACGGCAAGGACATCTTCGCGGACCAGGCCAACCCGCTGACCCCGCAGAAGCTCAAGGAGAAGGTGGAGGCGGCCGGCAAGGGCGGCCCCGGCGGCGCGAAGACGTCCGCTTCCCCGTCCCCGTCCGCGTCCGCTTCGCCGTCCGCTTCGGGCTCGGCGAAGGCCTCGTCCGCCCGCTCGTCCTCCCCCTCGGCGCCGTCCTCCTCCGCTTCGGCGCGCTCGGCCGGCCGTGCGGCCTCCGGCGGGACGGGCTCCTCGGACCGGTCCCCGGACCACTCGGGGATGGTCATGGACCGCTGA
- the lgt gene encoding prolipoprotein diacylglyceryl transferase produces the protein MNLAFIPSPSTGVLQLGPIPLRGYAFCIIIGVFVAVWLGNKRWVARGGKPGTVADIAVWAVPFGLVGGRLYHVITDYQLYFGEGRNWVDALKIWQGGLGIWGAIALGAVGAWIGCRLRGIPLPAWADALAPGIALAQACGRWGNWFNQELYGRATDLPWAVEITDGPNRVAGTYHPTFLYESLWCVGVALLVIWADRRFTLGHGRAFALYVAAYCVGRGWIEYMRVDEAHHILGLRLNVWTSIVVFVLAVIYLVLSAKLRPGREEVVEPGADAVAGAKDGDTPTEDGAAGDAAEAKSGGTEDAGADSGAEAKAAGPEDTAPEDTEPEDAEPVADGKAAEAKKL, from the coding sequence ATGAACCTTGCCTTCATTCCCAGTCCGTCGACGGGCGTGCTCCAACTCGGGCCGATCCCGCTGCGCGGCTACGCGTTCTGCATCATCATCGGCGTCTTCGTCGCCGTCTGGCTCGGCAACAAGCGGTGGGTCGCCCGCGGCGGAAAGCCGGGCACGGTCGCGGACATCGCCGTGTGGGCGGTGCCGTTCGGCCTGGTCGGCGGTCGCCTCTACCACGTGATCACCGACTACCAGCTCTACTTCGGCGAAGGCCGGAACTGGGTCGACGCACTCAAGATCTGGCAGGGCGGCCTCGGCATCTGGGGCGCGATCGCCCTCGGCGCCGTGGGTGCCTGGATCGGCTGCAGGCTGCGCGGCATCCCGCTGCCGGCCTGGGCCGACGCCCTGGCCCCCGGCATCGCGCTGGCCCAGGCCTGTGGACGCTGGGGCAACTGGTTCAACCAGGAGCTGTACGGCCGCGCCACCGACCTGCCGTGGGCGGTGGAGATCACCGACGGACCGAACCGGGTCGCGGGCACCTACCACCCGACCTTCCTCTACGAGTCGCTCTGGTGCGTCGGTGTCGCCCTGCTGGTGATCTGGGCCGACCGGCGCTTCACGCTCGGACACGGGCGGGCGTTCGCCCTGTACGTCGCCGCCTACTGCGTCGGGCGCGGCTGGATCGAGTACATGCGGGTCGACGAGGCCCACCACATCCTGGGCCTGCGGCTCAACGTGTGGACCTCGATCGTGGTCTTCGTGCTGGCCGTGATCTACCTGGTGCTGTCGGCGAAGCTGCGGCCGGGCCGCGAGGAGGTCGTCGAGCCGGGTGCTGACGCCGTGGCCGGCGCCAAGGACGGGGACACCCCGACCGAGGACGGCGCGGCCGGAGACGCTGCCGAGGCGAAGTCCGGTGGAACCGAGGACGCCGGGGCCGACTCCGGAGCCGAAGCGAAGGCCGCCGGGCCTGAGGACACTGCGCCCGAGGACACCGAGCCCGAGGATGCCGAGCCGGTGGCCGACGGCAAGGCCGCCGAGGCCAAGAAGCTCTGA
- a CDS encoding CoA ester lyase, translated as MILTWLYVPGDRPEVVVKALRAGADAVIVDLEDAVSASRKEYARSATAELLGARHPVPVHVRVNALNSPWGGADLTALAGLRGLAGLRLPKVSAPGQIVSTAERTGGVALYALLESAIGVERAYEIARAHPALRGLSLGEADLRADLGVTAEAGLDWPRSRVVVAARAAGLAPPAQSVFPDIRDLEALAASCARGRSLGFLGRAAIHPRQLPVIERAYLPGPAEVAAAEEIVAAARRTPGAVALPDGRFVDPAMLAGAERVVALSRRDAPVLS; from the coding sequence GTGATCCTGACCTGGCTGTACGTCCCCGGCGACCGCCCGGAGGTGGTCGTCAAGGCGCTGCGCGCCGGGGCCGACGCCGTCATCGTGGACCTGGAGGACGCGGTGTCGGCCTCCCGCAAGGAGTACGCCCGCTCCGCCACCGCCGAACTGCTCGGCGCCCGCCATCCGGTGCCGGTCCACGTCCGCGTCAACGCCCTGAACTCCCCGTGGGGCGGCGCCGACCTCACCGCGCTGGCCGGGCTCCGGGGCCTGGCCGGTCTGCGGCTGCCCAAGGTCTCCGCGCCCGGGCAGATCGTCTCCACCGCCGAACGCACCGGCGGGGTGGCCCTGTACGCCCTGCTGGAATCGGCGATCGGCGTGGAGCGGGCGTACGAGATCGCCCGCGCGCACCCCGCCCTGCGCGGGCTGTCCCTGGGCGAGGCGGACCTGCGGGCCGACCTCGGGGTCACCGCGGAGGCGGGCCTGGACTGGCCGCGCTCGCGGGTGGTGGTGGCCGCCCGCGCGGCCGGACTCGCGCCGCCGGCCCAGTCGGTGTTCCCCGACATCCGGGACCTGGAGGCGCTGGCCGCCTCCTGCGCCCGGGGCCGCTCGCTGGGGTTCCTGGGGCGCGCGGCGATCCATCCGCGCCAGCTCCCGGTGATCGAGCGGGCCTACCTGCCCGGTCCGGCCGAGGTCGCGGCGGCCGAGGAGATCGTGGCCGCGGCCCGGCGCACCCCGGGCGCGGTGGCCCTCCCCGACGGCCGCTTCGTCGATCCGGCGATGCTGGCCGGCGCGGAACGGGTCGTCGCCCTGTCCCGCCGGGACGCGCCCGTCCTGTCCTGA
- a CDS encoding CoA transferase — MPGSGGTRAKKGATGLGVLLALLVTVVWSGSFFATRGMADSIPPVQAVLWRWTIATVPVVPFAVRQACRQRALIRVHFGYIDLATLFAGPLAATLLGDFGAEVVKVEHPTRPDPSRGHGPAKDGIGLWWKLLGRNKRTMTLDLSTPGGRDTLLRLAATADVVIENFRPGTLERWGLGWPELSAANPRLILTRVTAFGQEGPYAHRPGFGTLAEAMSGFAAITGEPDGPPTLPPFGLADSIAALTTAYAVMTALAGRDRTGHGQVVDLAIIEPILTVLGPHPLWYDQLGYVQPRTGNRSTNNAPRNTYRSADGRWLAVSTSAQSIAERVMRLVGRPELISEPWFETGSGRAAHADVLDEAVGGWIARHKADEVTAAFEDAEAAVALVYDVRDVMADPQYAALDTVTEVEDPELGPIRMQNVLFRLSETPGAIRWAGRPHGADTEAVLTELGLSAAEITALRTEGAL, encoded by the coding sequence ATGCCCGGCAGCGGGGGCACCCGGGCCAAGAAGGGAGCCACCGGCCTCGGCGTGCTCCTCGCCCTGCTCGTGACGGTCGTCTGGTCCGGCAGCTTCTTCGCCACCCGGGGGATGGCGGACAGCATCCCGCCCGTCCAGGCCGTCCTCTGGCGCTGGACGATCGCCACCGTCCCCGTAGTCCCCTTCGCCGTCCGGCAGGCCTGTCGGCAGCGGGCCCTGATCCGCGTGCACTTCGGCTACATCGACCTCGCCACCCTCTTCGCGGGCCCCCTCGCCGCCACCCTCCTCGGCGACTTCGGCGCCGAGGTCGTCAAGGTCGAGCACCCGACCCGCCCGGACCCCTCCCGCGGCCACGGCCCCGCCAAGGACGGCATCGGCCTGTGGTGGAAGCTGCTCGGCCGCAACAAGCGCACGATGACCCTCGACCTGTCCACCCCCGGCGGCCGGGACACCCTGCTGCGGCTGGCCGCCACCGCCGACGTCGTCATCGAGAACTTCCGCCCCGGCACCCTGGAGCGCTGGGGGCTCGGCTGGCCCGAGCTGTCCGCCGCCAACCCGCGGCTGATCCTGACCCGCGTGACGGCCTTCGGCCAGGAGGGCCCGTACGCCCACCGGCCCGGCTTCGGCACCCTCGCGGAGGCGATGAGCGGGTTCGCCGCGATCACCGGGGAGCCGGACGGGCCGCCGACGCTGCCGCCTTTCGGGCTCGCGGACTCGATCGCCGCGCTGACCACCGCGTACGCCGTGATGACAGCGCTCGCCGGCCGGGACCGCACCGGGCACGGGCAGGTGGTGGACCTCGCGATCATCGAGCCGATCCTGACCGTCCTGGGGCCGCACCCGCTCTGGTACGACCAGCTCGGCTACGTCCAGCCGCGCACCGGGAACCGCTCCACGAACAACGCCCCCCGCAACACCTACCGCAGCGCGGACGGGCGCTGGCTGGCGGTCTCCACCTCCGCCCAGTCGATCGCCGAGCGCGTGATGCGGCTGGTGGGCCGGCCGGAGCTGATCTCCGAGCCCTGGTTCGAGACGGGTTCCGGGCGGGCCGCCCACGCGGACGTGCTCGACGAGGCGGTCGGCGGCTGGATCGCCCGCCACAAGGCGGACGAGGTGACGGCGGCCTTCGAGGACGCCGAGGCCGCGGTCGCGCTGGTCTACGACGTCCGGGACGTGATGGCCGATCCGCAGTACGCGGCCCTGGACACGGTCACCGAGGTCGAGGATCCGGAGCTCGGCCCGATCCGCATGCAGAACGTCCTCTTCCGGCTCTCCGAGACCCCCGGCGCCATCCGCTGGGCGGGCCGCCCGCACGGCGCGGACACCGAGGCCGTCCTCACCGAACTCGGCCTGTCCGCCGCCGAGATCACCGCTCTGCGCACGGAGGGAGCGCTGTGA
- a CDS encoding RNA polymerase sigma-70 factor, with amino-acid sequence MDAPSQAPDPATETFVAHRNLLFTVAYEMLGSAADAEDVLQETWLRWVGVDLAAVRDQRAYLVRITTRQALNRLRTMSRRKEAYVGPWLPEPLLTAPDVAEDVELAESMSMAMMLVLETLAPTERAVFVLREVFDLGYEEIAAAVEKTPAAVRQIAHRARKHVDARRPRRAVSPSETRAALESFQRALENGDLQGLLAVLAPEVVYMGDGGGIKHAALRPVLGAHNVARLFAGIAGRAGTTVVALGPTVVNGTPALAVHLDGEFDGVIAVHVADALITGLYFVRNPEKLSHATAETTLTRR; translated from the coding sequence GTGGACGCACCCTCGCAGGCCCCCGATCCGGCGACCGAGACCTTCGTCGCCCACCGCAACCTGCTGTTCACCGTCGCCTACGAGATGCTCGGCTCGGCGGCCGACGCCGAGGACGTCCTCCAGGAGACCTGGCTGCGCTGGGTCGGCGTGGACCTCGCCGCCGTCCGCGACCAGCGCGCCTACCTGGTCCGGATCACCACCCGGCAGGCACTGAACCGGCTGCGGACGATGAGCCGGCGCAAGGAGGCCTACGTGGGCCCGTGGCTGCCCGAACCGCTGCTCACGGCGCCGGACGTGGCGGAGGACGTGGAGCTGGCCGAGAGCATGTCGATGGCGATGATGCTCGTCCTGGAGACCCTCGCGCCGACCGAGCGGGCCGTCTTCGTCCTGCGCGAGGTCTTCGACCTGGGCTACGAGGAGATCGCGGCCGCCGTCGAGAAGACCCCCGCGGCCGTCCGGCAGATCGCGCACCGCGCCCGCAAGCACGTCGATGCCCGCCGCCCCCGCCGAGCGGTCTCCCCGAGCGAGACCCGGGCGGCCCTGGAGTCGTTCCAGCGGGCCCTCGAGAACGGGGACCTCCAGGGACTCCTCGCCGTGCTCGCCCCCGAGGTCGTCTACATGGGCGACGGCGGCGGCATCAAGCACGCGGCGCTGCGGCCGGTCCTCGGCGCCCACAACGTGGCCCGCCTCTTCGCCGGCATCGCCGGCCGGGCCGGGACCACGGTCGTCGCCCTCGGCCCCACCGTGGTCAACGGCACCCCGGCCCTGGCCGTCCACCTGGACGGCGAGTTCGACGGAGTCATCGCCGTCCACGTGGCGGACGCCCTCATCACCGGCCTCTACTTCGTCCGCAACCCGGAGAAGCTGTCCCACGCCACGGCCGAGACCACGCTCACCCGGCGGTGA
- a CDS encoding FAD-dependent oxidoreductase, protein MAENTDVVVIGGGYAGVMAANRLSRRQDVTVTLINPRASFVERIRLHQLVAGSHDAVVEYRKVLAEGVDLVVDSVVRIDAAGRGVTLASGGRVGYDHLVYAVGSGSADPSVPGAAEFAHPIATLEDARRLRPLLGAAPATAAVTVVGAGPTGIETAAELAERGRAVTLVCGGVLGPYLHARGRRSVAGRLAALGVTVFEGPDTKVTAVTADAVRLADGRELPSRVTIWTAGFGVPDLAARSGLSTDALGRLLTDETLTSVDDVRIVAAGDSAAPSGLALRMSCQAAMPLGARAADTVLSRIAEERPETLNQVFAGQCISLGRGAGIFQFAHRNDTALWFHVAGRPGAKLKEVVCKGTVKHLADEAAKPGAYGLHRVSGGADRSRRLEAGQGGTRAAAEQTA, encoded by the coding sequence ATGGCTGAGAACACCGATGTGGTCGTGATCGGCGGCGGATACGCCGGAGTGATGGCTGCCAACCGCCTGAGCCGGCGCCAGGACGTGACGGTGACGCTGATCAACCCGCGTGCGTCCTTCGTCGAGCGGATCCGCCTGCACCAGCTCGTGGCCGGGTCGCACGACGCGGTCGTCGAGTACCGGAAGGTCCTGGCCGAGGGGGTCGACCTGGTGGTCGACTCCGTCGTACGGATCGACGCCGCCGGGCGCGGCGTGACCCTGGCCTCGGGAGGCCGGGTCGGCTACGACCACCTCGTCTACGCGGTGGGCAGCGGCAGCGCGGACCCGTCCGTGCCGGGAGCGGCCGAGTTCGCCCACCCGATCGCCACCCTGGAGGACGCGCGGCGGCTGCGGCCGCTCCTCGGCGCCGCCCCGGCGACGGCCGCGGTGACCGTGGTCGGGGCCGGGCCGACGGGCATCGAGACGGCCGCCGAACTGGCCGAGCGGGGCCGGGCCGTGACCCTGGTCTGCGGCGGGGTGCTCGGCCCGTACCTGCACGCGCGGGGGCGGCGCTCGGTGGCCGGGCGGCTCGCGGCGCTCGGGGTGACCGTATTCGAAGGCCCCGACACGAAGGTGACGGCGGTGACCGCCGACGCCGTGCGGCTCGCCGACGGCCGCGAGCTGCCCAGCCGGGTCACCATCTGGACCGCCGGATTCGGCGTACCGGACCTGGCGGCGCGCAGCGGGCTGAGCACCGATGCGCTGGGCCGCCTCCTCACGGACGAGACGCTGACGAGCGTGGACGACGTACGGATCGTGGCGGCGGGCGATTCGGCGGCGCCCTCGGGCCTGGCCTTGCGGATGAGCTGCCAGGCCGCGATGCCGTTGGGCGCGCGGGCCGCCGACACGGTCCTGAGCCGGATCGCGGAAGAGCGGCCCGAGACCCTCAACCAGGTGTTCGCCGGTCAGTGCATCAGCCTGGGCCGGGGCGCGGGCATCTTCCAGTTCGCCCACCGCAACGACACCGCGCTGTGGTTCCACGTCGCGGGCCGGCCGGGCGCGAAGCTCAAGGAAGTCGTGTGCAAGGGCACCGTCAAGCACCTGGCCGACGAGGCCGCCAAGCCGGGTGCGTACGGCTTGCACCGGGTTTCGGGAGGCGCCGACCGGAGCCGGCGCCTGGAGGCCGGGCAGGGTGGGACCAGGGCCGCCGCCGAACAGACCGCTTGA
- a CDS encoding M14 family metallopeptidase, which translates to MRLHHRRRAAVTAALLALALGAPAYGLSATAAPPPTPSTATQDEAIVQYEIQGPATAAERTALLRTGASIDEVDARSVVVSADTMQARSLRALGYKLTALPGPPDRSDGRDIAAGINDFPSKDALYHNYAEASAEIDQRIAQYPSIMSKQVIGKSYQGRDLFAIKISDNVATDEAEPEVLFTAHQHAREHLTVEMALYLLKEFGSKYGTDSRVTNAVNGREIWIIPDLNPDGGEYDIASGSYRSWRKNRQPNAGSSYVGTDENRNWNYKWGCCGGSSSSKSSETYRGASAESAPEVKVVSDFVRSRVVGGKQQIKAAIDFHTYSELVLWPFGWTYNDTAPGLTADDLAVYKKIGTSMAASNGYTPEQSSDLYITDGTIDDWLWGNQKIFAYTFEMYPTGSGGGGFYPPDEVIDRETARNKDAVLQLLENADCMYRSIGKQAQYCP; encoded by the coding sequence ATGCGGCTCCACCACCGCCGAAGGGCCGCCGTCACGGCGGCCCTTCTCGCGCTCGCGCTCGGCGCACCCGCCTACGGCCTGAGCGCGACGGCAGCCCCGCCGCCCACCCCGTCGACCGCCACCCAGGACGAGGCCATCGTCCAGTACGAGATCCAGGGCCCGGCCACGGCGGCCGAACGCACCGCCCTGCTGCGCACCGGCGCCTCCATCGACGAGGTCGACGCCCGCTCGGTCGTCGTCAGCGCCGACACCATGCAGGCCAGGAGCCTGCGCGCACTCGGCTACAAGCTCACCGCGCTGCCCGGCCCGCCGGACCGCTCGGACGGGCGCGACATCGCCGCCGGGATCAACGACTTCCCGTCGAAGGACGCGCTCTACCACAACTACGCCGAGGCGAGCGCGGAGATCGACCAGCGCATCGCCCAGTACCCCTCGATCATGAGCAAGCAGGTGATCGGCAAGTCGTACCAGGGCCGGGACCTGTTCGCGATCAAGATCAGCGACAACGTGGCCACGGACGAGGCCGAGCCCGAGGTGCTCTTCACCGCGCACCAGCACGCCCGTGAGCACCTGACGGTCGAGATGGCCCTCTACCTGCTCAAGGAGTTCGGTTCCAAGTACGGCACCGACTCCCGGGTCACGAACGCGGTCAACGGCCGCGAGATCTGGATCATCCCGGACCTGAACCCGGACGGCGGCGAGTACGACATCGCCTCCGGCTCCTACCGGTCCTGGCGCAAGAACCGGCAGCCGAACGCCGGCTCCTCGTACGTCGGCACGGACGAGAACCGCAACTGGAACTACAAGTGGGGCTGCTGCGGCGGCTCCAGCTCCAGCAAGAGCTCCGAGACCTACCGGGGCGCCTCGGCGGAGTCCGCGCCGGAGGTCAAGGTGGTCTCGGACTTCGTGCGCAGCCGCGTGGTCGGCGGCAAGCAGCAGATCAAGGCCGCCATCGACTTCCACACCTACAGCGAGCTCGTGCTGTGGCCGTTCGGGTGGACGTACAACGACACGGCGCCCGGTCTGACCGCCGACGACCTGGCCGTGTACAAGAAGATCGGCACCAGCATGGCGGCCAGCAACGGCTACACGCCGGAGCAGTCGAGCGACCTGTACATCACGGACGGGACGATCGACGACTGGCTGTGGGGCAACCAGAAGATCTTCGCCTACACCTTCGAGATGTACCCGACCGGCTCGGGCGGCGGCGGTTTCTACCCGCCGGACGAGGTCATCGACCGCGAGACGGCGCGCAACAAGGACGCCGTGCTGCAGCTGCTGGAGAACGCGGACTGCATGTACCGCTCGATCGGCAAGCAGGCGCAGTACTGCCCGTAG
- a CDS encoding glycosyl hydrolase family 18 protein: MTLTAGALTALAAGTAQAADVNVARNGGFESGLANWSCTSGSGAIVSSPVFAGAAALKATPAGQDNARCSQTVTVKPNSTYTLSEQVNGSYVYLGATGTGTQDVSTWTPGTGGGFQKLSTTFTTGPNTTQVTVYTHGWYGQSGYVVDEFSVFGPDGGGGTDPGPVIPGAPAGTAVSGQSSSGLTLSWNTVSGAAGYYVYQDGVRVRTVTSGTSAQITGLAASTSYSFQVSAYNAAGESVKAAAVTGTTTGGGGGNPNPSVPKHALTGYWQNFNNGATVQKISDVSAQYDIIAVSFADATTTPGAITFNLDSAGLGGYTVPQFKADIAAKKAAGKSVILSIGGEKGTISVGDSASATNLANSAYALMQEYGFTGIDIDLENGLNPTYMTQALRALAAKAGPSFVLTMAPQTIDMQSTQGGYFKTALAVKDILTVVNMQYYNSGSMNGCDGNVYHQGSVDFLTALACIQLEGGLDPSQVGIGVPASPSGAGSGYVSPTIVNNALDCLTRGTSCGNFKPSKTYPGLRGAMTWSTNWDAKAGSAWSNAVGPKVHGLP; encoded by the coding sequence GTGACCCTCACCGCCGGCGCCCTGACCGCCCTCGCCGCCGGCACCGCCCAGGCCGCCGACGTCAACGTCGCCCGCAACGGCGGCTTCGAGTCCGGCCTCGCCAACTGGAGCTGCACCTCCGGCAGCGGCGCCATCGTCTCCTCTCCCGTCTTCGCCGGGGCCGCCGCCCTCAAGGCCACGCCGGCGGGCCAGGACAACGCCCGCTGCAGCCAGACCGTCACGGTCAAGCCGAATTCGACCTACACGCTGAGCGAGCAGGTCAACGGGTCCTACGTCTACCTCGGCGCGACCGGGACCGGCACCCAGGACGTCTCCACCTGGACCCCCGGCACGGGCGGCGGCTTCCAGAAGCTGTCCACCACGTTCACCACCGGCCCGAACACGACCCAGGTCACCGTCTACACCCACGGCTGGTACGGCCAGTCGGGCTACGTGGTCGACGAGTTCAGCGTCTTCGGCCCCGACGGCGGCGGCGGCACCGACCCCGGTCCGGTCATTCCCGGCGCTCCGGCCGGAACCGCCGTTTCCGGCCAGAGCTCCAGCGGGCTCACCCTTTCGTGGAACACGGTCAGCGGAGCCGCCGGATATTACGTGTATCAGGACGGCGTCCGCGTCCGGACCGTGACCTCGGGCACCTCCGCGCAGATCACCGGGCTCGCCGCGTCGACCTCGTACTCCTTCCAGGTGAGCGCGTACAACGCGGCGGGCGAGAGCGTGAAGGCCGCGGCCGTCACCGGCACCACCACGGGCGGCGGGGGCGGCAATCCGAACCCGTCGGTGCCCAAGCACGCGCTGACCGGCTACTGGCAGAACTTCAACAACGGCGCCACCGTCCAGAAGATCTCCGACGTGTCCGCGCAGTACGACATCATCGCCGTCTCCTTCGCCGACGCCACGACCACGCCCGGCGCCATCACCTTCAACCTCGACTCGGCCGGCCTCGGCGGCTACACGGTCCCCCAGTTCAAGGCGGACATCGCCGCGAAGAAGGCGGCCGGCAAGTCCGTCATCCTCTCCATCGGCGGCGAGAAGGGCACCATCTCGGTGGGCGATTCGGCGTCCGCGACCAACCTCGCGAACTCCGCGTACGCGCTGATGCAGGAGTACGGCTTCACCGGCATCGACATCGACCTGGAGAACGGCCTGAACCCGACCTACATGACGCAGGCGCTGCGCGCGCTGGCGGCGAAGGCCGGCCCCTCGTTCGTCCTCACGATGGCCCCGCAGACCATCGACATGCAGTCGACCCAGGGCGGCTACTTCAAGACGGCGCTCGCCGTGAAGGACATCCTGACCGTCGTCAACATGCAGTACTACAACAGCGGCTCGATGAACGGCTGCGACGGCAACGTGTACCACCAGGGCTCGGTGGACTTCCTCACCGCGCTGGCCTGCATCCAGCTCGAGGGCGGGCTCGACCCCTCGCAGGTGGGCATCGGCGTCCCGGCCTCCCCGAGCGGCGCGGGCAGCGGCTACGTCTCGCCGACCATCGTGAACAACGCGCTGGACTGCCTGACCAGGGGCACGAGCTGCGGGAACTTCAAGCCGTCCAAGACCTACCCGGGTCTGCGCGGCGCGATGACCTGGTCGACCAACTGGGACGCCAAGGCGGGTAGCGCTTGGTCCAACGCGGTGGGTCCGAAGGTCCACGGCCTGCCGTAG
- the cpaB gene encoding Flp pilus assembly protein CpaB yields the protein MNSRQRRGVILLILSVLCALAAFGGVLVVIGDVNSKVGAEVVAYRVKDDIAPYSALTAGQFEEVTVPKRWLSETAVTDLGQLKDKMALTALKKGSLLQSDMFVARPQLQPGEQEIAIMIDASTGVAGKITPGAKVNILGTFKGKKPTDPDVSVVMVANARVINVGKLTPLDKDSDKKGPAEAVPITFALTTKDTQRVAYAESFAEHVRLALVAPGTDSAPNPNDRFYTLEGDR from the coding sequence ATGAACTCACGCCAGCGCCGCGGCGTCATCCTGCTGATCCTGTCGGTCCTGTGCGCCCTCGCCGCCTTCGGCGGAGTCCTCGTGGTGATCGGCGACGTCAACTCCAAGGTCGGGGCCGAGGTCGTCGCCTACCGGGTGAAGGACGACATAGCCCCGTACAGCGCGCTGACGGCCGGGCAGTTCGAGGAGGTCACGGTCCCCAAGCGGTGGCTGTCCGAGACCGCCGTCACCGACCTCGGCCAGCTCAAGGACAAGATGGCGCTCACCGCATTGAAGAAGGGCTCGCTGCTCCAGAGCGACATGTTCGTCGCCCGGCCGCAGCTCCAGCCGGGCGAGCAGGAGATCGCCATCATGATCGACGCGTCGACGGGTGTGGCGGGCAAGATCACCCCTGGTGCCAAGGTCAACATCCTGGGCACGTTCAAGGGCAAGAAGCCGACCGACCCCGACGTGTCCGTGGTGATGGTGGCCAACGCCCGCGTCATCAACGTAGGCAAGCTCACCCCCCTCGACAAGGACAGTGACAAGAAGGGCCCGGCCGAGGCCGTCCCGATCACCTTCGCCCTGACCACCAAGGACACCCAGCGCGTGGCCTACGCCGAGTCCTTCGCGGAGCACGTACGCCTGGCCCTGGTGGCCCCCGGCACCGACTCGGCGCCCAACCCGAACGACCGCTTCTACACCCTCGAAGGGGACAGGTGA